aataaaacactattttttgaattttcaaaccgcaataacttttgaagaaaTGAACCGATGATCGAACAaagaatttcgaagtaattccgaaaaaacacttatttcggttttctttcgacaacgataactcacgaacgaattaactgATTCCTACCGGTCTGACGGTGATCTACGTGGTTTTtagatgttaagagctgattagtttttgggatCGAACGGTAaagtcgtttaaaagttattccaaaaaaaccccatttgacaaaattttttttgtagttattttgagatttctcaaaatctaccggtttgAATCGGtctaaattgtatttaaaatttaagtttggtcAAACCTCTTTGAATGGCgccaaccacgatgaaatcggtcaagccgttcaaaagttatgagaggtttacacacacacacacacacaaaatatcatcagtagacaaaatacaacgtcaatttctaattattgaaattttttacgatataagctcatcctgatttTACGCTTATCGAGACctatcatttgagtacgcttctgtcaaaatgtttatcatcgaaaatttaattaatcactatttttacaaattttatttattattatctaaccGTTGCCAAAGTGGTTGCCATAGCAATGAAAAGCGACACAATGAAAACGttacatcaactttttaataaaggattgcctgccacatgaaaatcatgttacTGCCACGTGAAAATCATGTTTCTATCAACTAACAACTCTTTCCTAATATTATACTTGACGGGGAGCAGTTAACAGAATACCAGACTAGCAAGCGAGGGGTCGcgagttcaatttttttttttattaaagtttaatgatatgaaattttataaaattgtataaaaggCTATCATTTTTTATACGGATTTATGAGGCCATTTTCGGtatgaaattttcttgaatttttttatcacaaactTGAGCTATCTTAAAATTCGTTCGAATATAatttctacacagaaaaaaaaattcacttgaatcaagtaaataattttgaagaatttcatcttcttggtttgagttgaaaaattcttcaactgagaaattttacttagtttaacagccgagaccagtgattgcagtttcaatcggcttagcgaaacgaatggaaattttgaaaaaatgtttttagagataatagataatttaagggggtattctggtctagaagcCTAAATTTTAggcatttttcaaactaacataaaaaaaaaattaagaacatttttaccatcggtttttttatatgatgttTATTAACGtttcaagaatataaaaaaaaattgaaaaaaaaaaaaaatgataaattggaCAAATTACAGGTCGGTGAAGTGGGGGCTACAAAAAAAACGGTGCACCCTGGTTGACATGATTCCAGCCCTTGTAGTgatctgaaacaaaaaaatttgaaaaattctcaatCTGTAAAGATGTCGCTATCGCGTTGACTTtagtcaagaaaaaaaaaaaaattcacaaaatggcgtcgacatgaaatatcaatttttttttaccccctTTTTTTGaccttttcgaattttttaaaaatactccaaattgaaattttttagaatccAAGGCAGACGCGATAGAGAGATATATAAAGAAGATTTCCACCAAATTTCAAAAGAATCGGTCGGGTAGAACTTGAGATATCATGTCAACCActtcaaaaaaagtagttttgagaaaaacgcgtttaaagtttgagaaacaattataGTAGAATAACTCGTATAATAACATTCAATACTCACTTTGGATTAATCGGCGATTCCAGATCCATACATTGGGCCTTCCTCAACTTCATATTCGATGTTTTGTGAAGTTCTTTCAGCTAATCGAGCTGTTCTGCCTTCTTTGGAAGCAGCAGTAACTCGTAGCTCAGAGCGCTCAATCCGAACTTCGTTACGTCTGATAGCAAATGAATGAGCTTCAGTACCAACGGTGATGCCCATAAGTTCCATCATTTTTAAGATGGGTAAATaaccttcattaaaaatgGCAACAGCTAAATAATTCGCAATTTGAATTGTTTGAGATCCAGCGTGAATATGCTTGGGAGCAAAAGTCCATATTAATGAATTGAGCGAttcattgttattttgagtttcggATCCCAAACATCGATGTAGTAAATCGTCAGACGATAAACTGGTATAAATGGGCTCAATTACTTTCAGTACTTTTTCATCCAGGGGGGGATGTTCGTGGACAAACTCTTCAAGAGTGTTCTCAGCTGAGGCTTGTTGCCATTTACACCAGCTTGACGAACCAGTTGGGCAGTGCATGTGTTGTGGATTCTTATCGCTTGAacttttatgataataagtaGCCCATATTTCATTCTTTATACTCTGCAAACAATCAGGATGCCGACGAATTGCCAGACCGTAGTATAAACTCAACTCATTGATTACTTTATCTGTCAATTTACCAGCTCCTCTGCCGCCAATACCACTATTGTCTTTTTTTGCTTTACGCAACCTGGAACCCATACGTTTCTGGACATGCCCAACACACTCTT
The sequence above is drawn from the Cotesia glomerata isolate CgM1 linkage group LG4, MPM_Cglom_v2.3, whole genome shotgun sequence genome and encodes:
- the LOC123263348 gene encoding uncharacterized protein LOC123263348, with protein sequence MRLLGVGREGINIFCSVMDICKGLCISTYYSCLDNLHTAASAIYDQLISKAVKEEQELLSEFEPNENPKHLTVSGDGIWKKRGFTSLFGVTTLIGKYSKKVIDTVVKSSFCQGCNLWKEKKKSDPQAYQDWYEEHENSCAINHRGSAGKMEVDAVVEMFNRSVEKHGVKYIKYIGDGDSKTFKGILDINPYDDDPVVEKKECVGHVQKRMGSRLRKAKKDNSGIGGRGAGKLTDKVINELSLYYGLAIRRHPDCLQSIKNEIWATYYHKSSSDKNPQHMHCPTGSSSWCKWQQASAENTLEEFVHEHPPLDEKVLKVIEPIYTSLSSDDLLHRCLGSETQNNNESLNSLIWTFAPKHIHAGSQTIQIANYLAVAIFNEGYLPILKMMELMGITVGTEAHSFAIRRNEVRIERSELRVTAASKEGRTARLAERTSQNIEYEVEEGPMYGSGIAD